The Gopherus flavomarginatus isolate rGopFla2 chromosome 25, rGopFla2.mat.asm, whole genome shotgun sequence genome has a segment encoding these proteins:
- the LOC127040510 gene encoding peptide YY-like translates to MVASAKLWPMLVAVTLCVLSCLGTLVEAYPPKPENPGDNASPEEMAKYFSALRHYINLVTRQRYGKRSSPEALMSELLFGDSSDHTGRSRYEDSYLW, encoded by the exons ATGGTCGCCTCTGCGAAGCTCTGGCCCATGCTGGTTGCCGTGACCCTCTGCGTGCTGTCCTGCTTGGGGACGCTGGTGGAAGCCTACCCCCCGAAACCAGAGAACCCCGGAGACAACGCCTCCCCGGAAGAAATGGCCAAATACTTCTCTGCCCTGCGCCATTACATCAACCTAGTGACGAGGCAGCG GTACGGGAAGAGATCCAGCCCTGAGGCCTTGATGTCCGAGCTGCTCTTCGGGGACAGCAGCGACCACACCGGCAGATCGCG GTACGAGGACTCCTACCTATGGTGa